The Chitinimonas arctica region GGGGCGCGCTAGCGGCGGTTGGCTTTAGGGTCGAAGGCGTCACGCAATACATCGGTGAACAGCCCGAAACAGACCACGAAGGTGGACATCACGACAGCGACCGCAGCCAGCTGCCACCACTTGCCCAATACCAACTCGACCATCACTTCATTGATGATCACGCCCCAGGAAATCGAATCCAGCGGCACGCCGAAACCCAGGAAGGACAGCACGACCTCGGCCTTGATGAAGTCGATCACCAGTTGCGACAGTTGCACCAGGACCAGGTGCGACACATTCGGCAGGATATGGATAAACATCATGCGGCTCTGGCTGGCGCCGATGGCATCGGCGGCCTGTACATATTCGCGGCTGCGCTGCTTGATGTACTCGGCCCGCACCAGGCGGTAGACGCTGGTCCAGCCGGTCAATCCCAACACGATGATCACGGTGCTGATGCCCTTCGTGCCCATCGCACCGGCGATGGCAAGCACCAGCAGAAAGTACGGCATGGCGGTGAAGATGTTGTAGAACCATTCCAGGATGTCGCCGATGGTCCGGCCGAAGTAACCACTGATGGCGCCCAGCACCGTACCGATGGTGACGGCCAGCAACGCGGCCATGACACCCACGGTGATGGATACCTCGCCTCCCTTGATGACCTTGTCCAGAACGTCGCGGCCCCACTTGTCGCCGCCGATGGGCAGCGACCAGGCGCGATTCTCCACCACGGCCGGGTAGGCCTTGGCAGCCTCGTCGATCTTGCCGGTATACGATGCCAGGGGATCGAGCGCCAGGCTGGCGGCGTCCATGGGTTCGTCGTCCGCTTTCATCTGGCTGTTCTTGCCGAATGGATTCGGTGTGTCAGCCATGAAACTCGGATTGGCCCAGGACACACCCACGCCCTTGTTCCATTCGGAAGCGACCAGGCCCACCTTGGCCAACAAGGCCACGGTGAAGTAGACCAGCAGGACGAAAATACAGAACTTGGCCAGATTGTCGCGCCACAGGCGTTTGCCCGCCGCCCGCCAAAAGCTTTGCGATGCTTGATTGGACATGCTTTGCTTCCCTCGATTATTTGAATTCAACGCGCGGATCGAGCCACTTGTAGAGGACGTCGACCAGCAGGTTGGCGATCATGGTGGCCATGGCCGTATAGACGGTAATGGCCTTGATGATCGGGAAGTCGTTATTGGATACCGCCACCACGATCTCGCCGCCCACGCCGGGGATCGAGAAGATCTTCTCGATCAGGAAGGAGCCGATCAGGAGGCCTGGCAATTGCATGCCCAGATTGGTGACGATAGGCACCGCGGCGTTGCGCAGCACGTGCACCACCATCACCCGGCCCTCGCCCGCGCCCTTGGCGCGAGCGGTGCGGACGTAGTCCTGGTTGGTTTCCTCGACCACGAAGGAACGGTACAGGCGCAGGCTGGGGGCAACCGACACCAGCAGCATCAGGAACACCGGCAACGGCGCGTAACGCGTGATATTGGCCCACAAGTCGCCGCTGGCCCAGCCGCTGACCGGGAACCAGCCCAGCATGCGGCCGAACACGTATTGGCCGATCACGACATACAGCAGCAAGCTGATCGACATGGCGGCGGTGGAGATGGCGACCACGGCCCGGTCGGTCAGGGAGCCGCGGCGGTAGGCCACCCACGAAGCGAGGCTGACCGCGATCAGGGCGTCCAGCACCCAGACCTGCAACATCACCGTCAGGGTAACCGGTGCGCGTGCCATCAGCAGCGACGACACGGTCTCGTTGGTACTCCAGCTACGCCCGAAGTCGAAGGTAACGACCTGCTTGGCGAAGATCAGCAGCTGCATCCACCATGGATCCAGCAGGCCCAGCTGTTCCTGGATGGCGGCGATCTTTTCCTTGCTGGGGATCTTGCCGGCCAGCACGACGCTGGGGTCGGCGCCGAATACATTGAAGATGACGAATACCAGCAGCATCACACCAATCATGGTGGGAATCATCTGCCATATGCGGCGAATCAGGTAGGCGGTCATTTGGCACCCTCAACCAGCTTGCGTTGACCGGTGATCTCCTGGAAGAAGGCTTCGGAGCTGGGTTCGCGGCCAAGGAAGCGGCGGACCAGATCCATTTCCGGGATTTGCGAACCGTTTTCCAGGATGGTCTTGCGGAAACGCATCCCCACTTCCGGGTTCATGAAATCGCCGGCAAAGGCCGAGCGCATATCCAGCGCCAGCACTTCGGACCACATATAGCCGTAGTAACCGGCAGCGTACCCGCCGACGATATGGCCGAATGCGCCAGGGAATTCGGTACCCTTCAGGTGGCCCAGCGGCGAATCGCTTTCCATCTTGACCCAGAGGCGGAGCGGGTTCTGCGGCACCGCGCCGGCCAAGGCCATGTCATAGGCGGCATACATCCATTGGCGGGCGTACTTGCTGCCCTGGCCGAACTGGCGCGCTTCGTTCATCTTGCCGATCAAGGCCATATCGATAGGCTTGCACGTAGCGCAGACCTCGCTCCACAGCTTGAGCGTATCGGGGTGGCGCGACCATTCCTCGAACATCTGCGATGGCGCTTCGACGAAATCGCGCTTGGTGTTGGTACCGGCGTTGAGGGTGTAGCGGGTGCGGCTCAGCACGCCGTGCATGATATGGCCGAACTCGTGGAACAGGGTTTCCAGTTCGTCTTCGTCAAAACCCTTGCGGCTGAAATTGGTCACCAACGACGACACCGGGGTGCTGCCGCTCAGCAGGCTGGCCTGCTTGACGGTGAACGCGGCGGCATGCTTGTACTTGCCGTCGCGCGGGAACAGATCCATATAGAAACTGGACAGGTAATCGCCGCTGGCCTTGTCGAATACGTCGTAGCCCTTTACATCCTCATGCCATACCGGCAGCTTGGTATTGGGACGGAACTCGACGCCGTACAGGCGGCTGGTGACGGCCATCATCCAGTTGATGGTGGGCTCGGTGGGGAATTGCGCCCGCACGGCCTCCTGGTCCAACTGGTAGCGCGATTTCTTTACGCGGCTCTCGTAGAAGGCCAGGTCCCAGCGATTGAATTTGACGCCGGCCTGGCCGGTATGGGCGGCCTTGTCGGCGGCCAGCTCGGCCAGTTCCTTCTTTTCCACGCTGACGACCTGGTCCTTGACCTTGCCCAGGAAGTCCAGCACGACCTCGGGTTTGCCGACCATATTGCTGCGGGTGGCCCAGGCGGCAAAGGAGGGATAGCCCATCATGGTGGCCAGGCGCTTACGCAATTGGCTGACCTCTTGCAGGATGGCCAGGTTCTTGGCGCCGCCCCGGCGTTGATAGCCGTAATACATTTCACGCCGAACCGCTTCGTTCTCGGCGTTTTCCATCAGCGGCAGGTATTCCGGGTAGTCGAAGCCGACCAGGTAGTCGCCTTTGCCGTTGCGCTTGAAGCTCTTCAGGGAGGCTTCCGGCACACCTTTCAGCTGGGCTTCGGTGAAGGTCAGCTTGGTCTTGTTCTCGCGCACATTGCGGGCGAAGTCCTGCTGCAATTTATCCAGGCGGGCAAACAGCTTGGCCGCTTCCTGGCGCTGCTTGGCGGGCAGGTTCACGCCTTTGTCTTCGAATTCGGTCAGCAGCCCTTTGATCGTCTCGCCATCGATCGCGTCGGCCGGCTTGACCGCCTTGAAACGCTGATACAGCGCCTCGCTCTGCATTACGCCATTCATCAGCGCGGAAATCTTCAGGTCGCACGCTTCATTGACTTGCCGGACTTGCTGGTCCGGGTGGGTATTGGCCAGCAAGCCGCCTCCCCACCAGAACTCGACCAGTTCGCCCATGGTATGGCTCCAGGGCTTGAGCACGGTTGCCGGCGAGGCTTCGGCCAGGGGCAGCTTCTCCAGGCTGGCCACGGTGCCTTTCACCTTGGCCATCGCTTCGTCGCACAGGCGCGGCACATCCGCCGCGGCCGGTTGAACGATCTCTCCGCGCTCGGCTGCGATCGCCAAAGGCGCCCACAGGCAAGCAATCAGCATGCTGATCTTTTTCATAGCAGTCTCCACTATTCTTATTACGACGCCAGGGGCTTAAGGTTGGGTACCGAGCACTTTGAGGCGCTGGTCCATGTCGATATCCCAATTCGCGAAATGCGGGAAGTTATCAGGGTGCGGCAGATATCCATTTACCCAGGGCTGGGTAACAAAGGTATCGAGCTTGTTGAATTCGTACATCCATGGCGCGTAGGCCCCGACGATACGACTCATCTGGCGCAGCTTGTCGTTGCGCGTCTCGGAATCGGGCATCGAAGCGATCTGTTCATACAGCATATCGAACTGGCCATTGCGGAAGCGCGATTCATTGGCCGGCCCGGAGTTGGGGCCGTACAGCAGCTGCATAAAGTTCTCGGCATCCGGGTAGTCGGCATTCCAGGCGCCATAGGCCATCTGGTATTTGCCGTTCTGGCGTGCGTTCACCAGGTCCGGGAACTGCATCTTCTTCACATCGCTCTTGACCTTGAGGCGGCGCCAGGTGGCTTGCACATGCTCTTCGTCGTCGCGCGTATCCTTGCCGGTCGAGGTCAGGTAGGCGATTTCGAGCGGTTTGCAGCCCGGCAATTCGCGATAGCCGTCGCCGTCGCAATCCTTGTAGCCGAAGACGTCCAGCATCGCATTGCCGCGCGCCGGATCGAACTTCAGGAAGGCATTGCGGAACTTGGGATCATAGCCGATGACATTGGGGCTGACCGGCGAATGAGCCTGTTCCACCAGGCCCATCTGCACCACCCAGTTGTTCCAGGCGGAATTGAAGGCCAGCGTGAAGGCACGGCGCAAGGCCACCTGCTCGGGCTTGTAGCCGCCGACCACCGGATCTTCCATATTGAACATCTTCCACTGCACGGAAGTGGACAAACTACGGTAGTACCGCCAGCCATGCTTGGCGTACTTGGGCGCCAGCTGGCCGCCCGGTGCGACCATATTGGCGAAATTGGAGCCCAGTTCGGCCATGATATCCAGGCCGCCGTCATCGAAGGCCAGCCACGCCGATTGCGGCGATTCGATGATACGGATATCGATCACGCCGACGCGTGGGAAGGTCTTGCCCGACAATTGCGCGGCCAATTCCGGGTTCACCCCCACCGCACCAGGCGCAGGCGTATAAGTGTGGCCACGATAATTGGGGTTGGCTTCGAGGATGATGCGGGTACGCCGCTCCCAGGTACGCAGCTTGTAGGCGCCGGTGCCTACCGGATGGGCATCGGACTCTTCGCCGTATTTGGCCAGTACTTCGCGCGCCACGCCGCCGGCCGCCGGCATCGCCAGGATCTGCGGCAGCAGGAAGTCGGGTCGTTTCAGATTGAATTGCAGCGTGTAGCGGTCCAGCGCCTTGATGCCTTCGAATGGCTTGTCGTAATCGAACTTGGCGCCTTTTTTCTGCGCAGCGGCGATCTTTTCGTCCAGACCGATCAATTTACCCTTGAGGATAAAGTCCCATGGCGCGCCGCGATTGGCGGGGTCGACCACGCGTTGCAGCGCGAAGACGAAGTCGCTGGCCACCAGCTCGCGCTTCTTGCCGCCGAAGGCAGGATCGTCGGAGAAGTAGATGCCTTTCTTCAGGCGGATGGTGTATTGCATGCCATCCGGACTCATCTGCGGCATACCGTCGGCAACCTTGGGCACCAGCTTCATGGGCCGGGCCAGGTAGTCGTAGTCGTACAGCGACTCGAAGATGGTGTAGTTGATATTATTGGAATAGTGGTCAGTGTATTTCGCCGGGTCGAAACCCGCTTCCGGCGCGCGGAAGTAGTAGCGCAACACTTTATTCATATCTGCCGATTGAGCACTGGCGGGTAGGGCAAGGCCAGCGATGCAACAGGTCAGGCCTGCGAACATGGCAAGTTTCATGATCTTGGGATTCGCTTTGGGAAAACGGCAACTGGAAGAATGGTGTCGCAGAGGGGATCGCCCTAACGGCAACACCGGAATCGTCACGCCATCGAAAACCGGACCGGCGGGATTGCCCCCATCCGGTCCGATCGGCACGTCAATGCTGCTGCGCGTACAAGGTCCATAGGCGGGCCAGATCGGCCGAACCGTCGGTACCCTTGACCAACTTCAGGGTCTGTAGCGCCTTGGGTTTCTGTCCGGCCATCAGATAGCCGATACCCATGCGCAACCTGGCATCGTCGGGGCGTTTGAACCCGTCCTTCGCCATGCCCTGCTCCATCAAAGCCAGACCCTTGGCGGACTGGCCCATACCGATGTAATTGACACCGAGATTCAGCAAGCCCATGCCATCCGTGGCGGCCTGTGCTTCCTTTTCCAGCTGGGCCAGCATCTTCTGCTCGTCGGCGACACGCTTGGCGGCCAGATCGTTCAGACGCTTATGCCGCTCGGCTTCATTGCCGGTACCGAGAACGCCTGCGGCAAAGCCTTTATCGACGATCTTCTTGCCTTCGGCGTTGAAGCCTTCCTGCAGGGCCAGTTGCGACATTTCCATATAATCGTTGCTGGTCACCATATTTTCGGTGACGAACTTCAGCCGATACAGCTCGAGCGACAGCCGCTCGGAAAAGCCGGACTTGCGCTGAACGCGGCTGATGATATCGGTCCAGTAGGATTTTTTCGGGTAGCGGGCCACCAGTTTTTCCAGGGCCACCACATAACCGTTGTTATCGTTCATCTTCAGATAACAATTGGCCAGCAATTGCAGCTTTTCCTCGCTGGGTGCACGGCCAGCCTTTTCGTCCGCCTGGACTTGGGCCAGCAGTTCCTTGGCGGCGGCGGCGACATCGCCGCTCATATAGCGCAATTGCGGAATCAGGCCGGTGATCTGCGGATTGCTGCCGCCTTCCTTGGCGTAGCGGGACGCCCAGGCGGCGGTGCTGCGATAATCCTTGGCGCGGTAGAACACGCTGACCAGGGCTTCCATCGCATTGAGCTTTTCGCCATTCGACATCTTGCCCGACGCCATGGCCGCTTCCAGCGACTTGGCCGCCAGTTGCGCGTCACCCGCGCCGGCTGCGGCAAAGCCGCGCATACGCTGGATCACGAAGGCTTCGTAGGGTGTCTGGCCGGCCGCGGCTTCCGCTTCGCGTATCTTGGCCAGGGCCTCCTTGTATTTCTGCGCTTTGAGTAGATTGCTGGCAGCCTGCAAGGGCTTGCCTATTTCGGGCCTGACGGTTTGCGATTCGGCGGCGGCCGCAGCGGGACTATGTTGCGGCGAGAGCAGAACGGGGAAGCCGAGAGCTGCCCAAAGTAATAGGCCGGCGTAGAGAGGACGGGCGCGCATTGTCATTCTTGAACTTTTCCGTTGCGTGAAAAAGCAAAGTGCGACGACATCGCAAATTTGATATCGCCGCCTTTGGGAGACGCCTGGCAGGTTACGAATCGCAGATCAGCGAGGCTCGCACCTGCGCAGCGCTTCCATTGTGTTACATGAACTGTTCGTTACCGACCATGCCAATCTTGGTCACCCCTATGCGCTGTGCGGCGGCCATCACCGCGGCAACGCTCTTGTAGGCGGCCAACTTGTTGGGTCGAATGTGAACTTCGGGTTGATCAGGTATTGCCGCGTATTCCTGGAACTTTGCTTCCAGTGCCGCCTGATCCGCCAGGACCGTGCCGTCCAGATAAACCGTACCGTCAAAATCGATATCGACACGGTGCACGATCGGCTCCGTGGTCTTTGGCGGAGGCGTACCGGCCGGCATATCCAGCTTCACGGCGTGCAATTGAACCGGGATCGTGATGATCAGCATGATCAGCAAAACCAACATCACGTCGATCAACGGCGTGGTGTTCATTTCGGCCATTACTTCCGGTTCACCGGTGTCGCTACCAGAGCCTACATTCATGCCCATGGCTATTCCTTCTCAAATGGACATTGCATCGAGCGCCACCCCTGGGGATGAAAGATGTCTCGTGCAAGCATTGCCGTAGATTGATTGCTACTCCCCTGCCCCCGCTTTCGCGAGGGCGCCTCACTGGCTTGCGCCAATGGGGCGTGGGGCCGTATTGCGGTCCTTCAGGTCAAATGGCCGGATCAGCCATGCGGCG contains the following coding sequences:
- a CDS encoding ABC transporter permease gives rise to the protein MSNQASQSFWRAAGKRLWRDNLAKFCIFVLLVYFTVALLAKVGLVASEWNKGVGVSWANPSFMADTPNPFGKNSQMKADDEPMDAASLALDPLASYTGKIDEAAKAYPAVVENRAWSLPIGGDKWGRDVLDKVIKGGEVSITVGVMAALLAVTIGTVLGAISGYFGRTIGDILEWFYNIFTAMPYFLLVLAIAGAMGTKGISTVIIVLGLTGWTSVYRLVRAEYIKQRSREYVQAADAIGASQSRMMFIHILPNVSHLVLVQLSQLVIDFIKAEVVLSFLGFGVPLDSISWGVIINEVMVELVLGKWWQLAAVAVVMSTFVVCFGLFTDVLRDAFDPKANRR
- a CDS encoding ABC transporter permease produces the protein MTAYLIRRIWQMIPTMIGVMLLVFVIFNVFGADPSVVLAGKIPSKEKIAAIQEQLGLLDPWWMQLLIFAKQVVTFDFGRSWSTNETVSSLLMARAPVTLTVMLQVWVLDALIAVSLASWVAYRRGSLTDRAVVAISTAAMSISLLLYVVIGQYVFGRMLGWFPVSGWASGDLWANITRYAPLPVFLMLLVSVAPSLRLYRSFVVEETNQDYVRTARAKGAGEGRVMVVHVLRNAAVPIVTNLGMQLPGLLIGSFLIEKIFSIPGVGGEIVVAVSNNDFPIIKAITVYTAMATMIANLLVDVLYKWLDPRVEFK
- a CDS encoding M3 family metallopeptidase, which translates into the protein MKKISMLIACLWAPLAIAAERGEIVQPAAADVPRLCDEAMAKVKGTVASLEKLPLAEASPATVLKPWSHTMGELVEFWWGGGLLANTHPDQQVRQVNEACDLKISALMNGVMQSEALYQRFKAVKPADAIDGETIKGLLTEFEDKGVNLPAKQRQEAAKLFARLDKLQQDFARNVRENKTKLTFTEAQLKGVPEASLKSFKRNGKGDYLVGFDYPEYLPLMENAENEAVRREMYYGYQRRGGAKNLAILQEVSQLRKRLATMMGYPSFAAWATRSNMVGKPEVVLDFLGKVKDQVVSVEKKELAELAADKAAHTGQAGVKFNRWDLAFYESRVKKSRYQLDQEAVRAQFPTEPTINWMMAVTSRLYGVEFRPNTKLPVWHEDVKGYDVFDKASGDYLSSFYMDLFPRDGKYKHAAAFTVKQASLLSGSTPVSSLVTNFSRKGFDEDELETLFHEFGHIMHGVLSRTRYTLNAGTNTKRDFVEAPSQMFEEWSRHPDTLKLWSEVCATCKPIDMALIGKMNEARQFGQGSKYARQWMYAAYDMALAGAVPQNPLRLWVKMESDSPLGHLKGTEFPGAFGHIVGGYAAGYYGYMWSEVLALDMRSAFAGDFMNPEVGMRFRKTILENGSQIPEMDLVRRFLGREPSSEAFFQEITGQRKLVEGAK
- a CDS encoding ABC transporter substrate-binding protein, whose translation is MNKVLRYYFRAPEAGFDPAKYTDHYSNNINYTIFESLYDYDYLARPMKLVPKVADGMPQMSPDGMQYTIRLKKGIYFSDDPAFGGKKRELVASDFVFALQRVVDPANRGAPWDFILKGKLIGLDEKIAAAQKKGAKFDYDKPFEGIKALDRYTLQFNLKRPDFLLPQILAMPAAGGVAREVLAKYGEESDAHPVGTGAYKLRTWERRTRIILEANPNYRGHTYTPAPGAVGVNPELAAQLSGKTFPRVGVIDIRIIESPQSAWLAFDDGGLDIMAELGSNFANMVAPGGQLAPKYAKHGWRYYRSLSTSVQWKMFNMEDPVVGGYKPEQVALRRAFTLAFNSAWNNWVVQMGLVEQAHSPVSPNVIGYDPKFRNAFLKFDPARGNAMLDVFGYKDCDGDGYRELPGCKPLEIAYLTSTGKDTRDDEEHVQATWRRLKVKSDVKKMQFPDLVNARQNGKYQMAYGAWNADYPDAENFMQLLYGPNSGPANESRFRNGQFDMLYEQIASMPDSETRNDKLRQMSRIVGAYAPWMYEFNKLDTFVTQPWVNGYLPHPDNFPHFANWDIDMDQRLKVLGTQP
- a CDS encoding tetratricopeptide repeat protein, coding for MRARPLYAGLLLWAALGFPVLLSPQHSPAAAAAESQTVRPEIGKPLQAASNLLKAQKYKEALAKIREAEAAAGQTPYEAFVIQRMRGFAAAGAGDAQLAAKSLEAAMASGKMSNGEKLNAMEALVSVFYRAKDYRSTAAWASRYAKEGGSNPQITGLIPQLRYMSGDVAAAAKELLAQVQADEKAGRAPSEEKLQLLANCYLKMNDNNGYVVALEKLVARYPKKSYWTDIISRVQRKSGFSERLSLELYRLKFVTENMVTSNDYMEMSQLALQEGFNAEGKKIVDKGFAAGVLGTGNEAERHKRLNDLAAKRVADEQKMLAQLEKEAQAATDGMGLLNLGVNYIGMGQSAKGLALMEQGMAKDGFKRPDDARLRMGIGYLMAGQKPKALQTLKLVKGTDGSADLARLWTLYAQQH
- a CDS encoding ExbD/TolR family protein, with the protein product MNVGSGSDTGEPEVMAEMNTTPLIDVMLVLLIMLIITIPVQLHAVKLDMPAGTPPPKTTEPIVHRVDIDFDGTVYLDGTVLADQAALEAKFQEYAAIPDQPEVHIRPNKLAAYKSVAAVMAAAQRIGVTKIGMVGNEQFM